One Pomacea canaliculata isolate SZHN2017 linkage group LG9, ASM307304v1, whole genome shotgun sequence DNA segment encodes these proteins:
- the LOC112572091 gene encoding uncharacterized protein LOC112572091: MPVLLTANWSVDVLQCPSLHYTHTFLACDVKSECWADKYDNSKTCSTPLSSRPPLFSCINEIQRVPYSLVCDHRSHCSDDSDEKFCIFPSCPRKTNVFECDNKQDETACDTYTCPGYYRCRSSHVCLHPDHVCDGWPQCPEGDDELLCGLSCPDTCVCHGLAFTCIKRFAASSYLQLRFLDASGSGMTPSDVVNNTMIVYLSFNNCNISVLEQMNLANLQILDLSDNYITSFSSKIIENLHNLRTLSLAVLNGFLFLLITAGQVFIFWSVRVNIMTDTSKKTKDLTIARRLMTVVVSDFCCKFPVALLGLLAARGTPVSSEVIVALVIFVVPLNSALNPFLYTYNVMKERRRKAREEKMRKYFMSLTK, from the exons ATGCCGGTGTTGCTCACAGCCAACTGGTCAGTGGACGTCTTGCAGTGTCCGTcactccactacacacacactttcctcgcTTGTGATGTCAAGAGTGAGTGCTGGGCGGACAAGTACGACAACTCTAAGACATGTAGTACTCCTCTGTCGTCACGTCCTCCTTTGTTCTCGTGTATCAACGAGATTCAACGTGTACCCTACTCCCTTGTGTGCGATCATCGTTCTCACTGCTCCGATGACAGTGACGAGAAGTTCTGCATCTTTCCTTCATGTCCTCGGAAAACGAACGTTTTTGAGTGTgacaacaaacag GACGAGACGGCGTGTGACACCTACACCTGTCCCGGCTACTACCGCTGCCGCTCGTCCCACGTCTGCCTCCATCctgatcacgtgtgtgacggttgGCCACAGTGTCCTGAGGGAGACGACGAGCTGCTGTGTGGCCTTTCTTGtcctgacacgtgtgtgtgtcacggactGGCCTTCACCTGCATTAAGAGGTTTGCAGCTTCCAGTTACTTACAACTGCGGTTTCTTGATGCAAGTGGCTCGGGGATGACCCCCAGCGATGTTGTCAACAACACCATGATCGTTTATCTCAGCTTTAACAACTGTAACATCAGTGTTCTCGAACAAATGAACTTGGCTAACCTTCAGATCCTTGACCTAAGTGACAATTATATTACCTCATTCAGTtctaaaataattgaaaacctACATAATCTGAGGACATTAAGTCTTGCAG TCCTTAACGGTTTTCTCTTCTTGCTTATTACTGCTGGTCAGGTTTTCATCTTCTGGTCTGTAAGAGTCAACATTATGACAGACACATCCAAGAAGACCAAGGACCTGACCATCGCCCgtcgactgatgacagtggttgtgtctgacttttgctgcaagttccCCGTGGCCTTGCTGGGACTTCTAGCGGCCCGCGGCACGCCAGTCTCTAGTGAGGTCATCGTCGCTCTCGTCATCTTCGTTGTTCCCCTCAACTCCGCTCTCAACCCCTTCCTGTACACATACAACGTCATGAAGGAGCGCAGGCGCAAGGcgagagaagagaaaatgagaaagtattttatgtcaCTTACCAAATAG